From the Streptomyces sp. KMM 9044 genome, one window contains:
- a CDS encoding diacylglycerol/lipid kinase family protein, with amino-acid sequence MAVDLSRQAYRAQRWAARTALAAAGLAVVVPLVYGGTRGLVVLLCGAVGLALSAAALWWTLTLRGPLRWVAALVAVCVPAAVIAVYTVILFWALPLSLVLWALAVWSGRFALRGTGGERLRERPGERRTPPPRRAVLIMNPRSGGGKVGRYRLREKAERLGARVVLLDPEKENDVTAMAREAVAGGADLLGAAGGDGTQALVAAVAAEHDIPFLVISAGTRNHFALDLGLDRGDPAACLDALTDGVELRIDLGFAGDQPFVNNASFGAYASIVQSPAYRDDKIGTSLELLPDLLTGQQGARLVARVGDTELDNPQAVLISNNPYRTDDPFGLGRRERLDTGVLGILGVKVESAVDAAVLLLDPSRGRLTNLTASEVLVEGDQAEIEAGVDGEALLLPAPVRCRIAPGALRVRVPRKRPGVAQAPPRLNWRRLRKLAATVGRTAAPSRFRHHPDLPDVPEGQGPFLGR; translated from the coding sequence TGGTGGTGCTGCTCTGCGGTGCGGTCGGGCTCGCCCTCAGTGCCGCCGCCCTGTGGTGGACGCTGACCCTGCGGGGGCCGTTGCGCTGGGTGGCCGCGCTGGTCGCCGTCTGTGTGCCCGCGGCCGTCATCGCCGTGTACACGGTCATCCTGTTCTGGGCCCTCCCGCTGTCGCTGGTCCTGTGGGCGCTGGCCGTGTGGAGCGGCCGGTTCGCGCTGCGCGGGACGGGAGGCGAACGGCTGCGCGAACGGCCGGGGGAACGGCGGACGCCGCCGCCCCGGCGGGCGGTGCTCATCATGAATCCGCGGTCGGGCGGCGGCAAGGTGGGCCGTTACCGGCTGCGGGAGAAGGCGGAACGGCTGGGCGCCCGGGTCGTCCTGCTCGATCCGGAGAAGGAGAACGACGTGACGGCGATGGCCCGGGAGGCCGTCGCGGGCGGCGCGGACCTGCTGGGCGCCGCGGGCGGTGACGGCACACAGGCGCTGGTCGCGGCCGTGGCCGCCGAGCACGACATCCCGTTCCTGGTCATCAGCGCCGGGACCCGCAATCACTTCGCCCTGGACCTGGGCCTGGACCGCGGCGATCCGGCGGCCTGCCTGGACGCGCTCACCGACGGGGTGGAACTGCGCATCGATCTGGGTTTCGCCGGTGACCAGCCCTTCGTGAACAACGCGTCCTTCGGCGCCTACGCGTCGATCGTGCAGAGCCCGGCCTACCGGGACGACAAGATCGGCACCAGCCTGGAGCTGCTGCCCGACCTGCTCACCGGCCAGCAGGGAGCCCGGCTGGTCGCCCGTGTCGGGGACACGGAACTCGACAATCCGCAGGCCGTACTGATCAGCAACAACCCCTACCGCACCGACGACCCCTTCGGCCTCGGCCGACGGGAGCGGCTGGACACGGGTGTCCTCGGGATCCTCGGCGTCAAGGTCGAGAGCGCGGTGGACGCCGCCGTGCTGCTGCTGGACCCCTCGCGGGGCCGCCTCACCAACCTGACCGCCTCCGAGGTCCTCGTCGAGGGCGACCAGGCGGAGATCGAGGCCGGGGTCGACGGCGAGGCGCTGCTGCTGCCCGCGCCCGTACGCTGCCGTATCGCGCCCGGCGCGCTCCGTGTCCGCGTCCCGCGCAAACGGCCCGGCGTGGCCCAGGCGCCCCCGCGCCTGAACTGGCGGCGGCTGCGCAAACTGGCGGCGACGGTCGGCCGTACGGCGGCCCCGAGCCGGTTCCGGCACCACCCGGACCTCCCTGACGTACCGGAAGGGCAGGGGCCCTTCCTCGGGCGGTGA
- a CDS encoding sulfite exporter TauE/SafE family protein produces MDTMTLWHLTGWEFAALAFAALLVGFSKTAVSGANTVSLAIFAAMLPARASTGVLLPVLIAGDVLAVLTYRRHAHWPTLWRLFPAVAAGVVVGTVFLTWADDEAVGTSIGAILLLMAAVTVWRRRAADRAARTASEAEREQGGRNGPDQVTSRAGRIKARSYGVLGGFTTMVANAGGPVMSMYLLSVGFRKLGFLGTSAFFFLIVNTSKVPFSVGLGLINADSLLLDAALVLFVVPGALLGKWAVGRINQRLFEQLVIAATVVGGLQLLLR; encoded by the coding sequence ATGGACACGATGACGCTCTGGCACCTCACCGGCTGGGAGTTCGCCGCCCTCGCCTTCGCGGCCCTGCTCGTGGGCTTCTCCAAGACCGCCGTCAGCGGGGCGAACACGGTCAGCCTCGCGATCTTCGCGGCGATGCTGCCCGCCCGCGCCTCCACCGGCGTGCTGCTGCCCGTCCTCATCGCCGGTGACGTGCTCGCCGTCCTCACCTACCGGCGGCACGCCCACTGGCCCACGCTGTGGCGGCTCTTCCCGGCGGTCGCGGCCGGTGTCGTCGTCGGCACCGTCTTCCTGACGTGGGCGGACGACGAGGCCGTGGGGACATCGATCGGGGCGATCCTGCTCCTGATGGCCGCGGTGACGGTGTGGCGGCGGCGGGCGGCGGACCGGGCCGCGAGGACCGCCTCCGAGGCGGAGCGTGAACAGGGCGGACGGAACGGCCCGGACCAGGTCACCTCCCGGGCCGGCCGGATCAAGGCCCGCTCGTACGGTGTCCTCGGCGGCTTCACCACCATGGTCGCCAACGCGGGCGGGCCTGTGATGTCCATGTACCTGCTCTCCGTCGGCTTCCGGAAACTGGGGTTCCTCGGGACCTCGGCGTTCTTCTTCCTGATCGTCAACACGTCCAAGGTACCGTTCAGCGTGGGCCTCGGACTGATCAACGCGGACTCACTGCTGCTCGACGCGGCGCTCGTGCTGTTCGTCGTACCCGGCGCGCTGCTCGGGAAATGGGCCGTCGGCCGGATCAACCAGCGGCTGTTCGAGCAGCTGGTGATCGCGGCGACGGTGGTGGGCGGCCTGCAGCTCCTGCTGCGCTGA
- a CDS encoding SAM-dependent methyltransferase has protein sequence MGENHAPPRGSTRLDTSVAHNARVWNHWIGGKDNYEVDQRVGDQVASIIPLIRDIARADREFLGRAVTYLAGERGVRQFLDIGTGLPTAENTHEIAQRIAPDSRIVYVDNDPIVLMHARILLTGTREGATDYIDADVRDPDAILERATATLGFDRPVAVMMLGILNFVLDTEQARATVRRIMDKLPSGSFFVLTHPTHDAEVGGGKQIPAMEFWNENATPPITARSAEVIATFFEGLTLVEPGLVSCSRWRAGTGSVTPVVPQYGAVAMKP, from the coding sequence GTGGGTGAGAACCACGCCCCGCCGCGCGGCTCGACGCGGCTGGACACCTCGGTGGCGCACAACGCACGCGTGTGGAACCACTGGATCGGCGGCAAGGACAACTACGAGGTCGACCAGCGGGTCGGCGACCAGGTCGCCTCGATCATCCCTCTCATCCGGGACATCGCCCGTGCGGACCGGGAGTTCCTGGGGCGGGCCGTCACCTACCTGGCCGGTGAGCGCGGTGTGCGGCAGTTCCTCGACATCGGCACCGGACTGCCCACCGCGGAGAACACCCACGAGATCGCCCAGCGGATCGCGCCCGACTCACGGATCGTCTACGTCGACAACGACCCGATCGTGCTGATGCATGCCCGGATCCTGCTCACCGGCACCCGGGAGGGCGCCACCGACTACATCGACGCCGATGTGCGCGACCCGGACGCCATACTCGAACGGGCCACCGCCACCCTCGGCTTCGACCGCCCGGTCGCGGTGATGATGCTGGGGATCCTCAACTTCGTCCTCGACACCGAGCAGGCGCGCGCAACCGTGCGGCGCATCATGGACAAGCTCCCCTCCGGCAGTTTCTTCGTCCTCACCCACCCCACCCACGACGCCGAGGTGGGCGGCGGGAAGCAGATCCCGGCGATGGAGTTCTGGAACGAGAACGCCACTCCCCCGATCACGGCTCGCAGCGCCGAGGTCATCGCCACGTTCTTCGAGGGGCTGACTTTGGTCGAGCCCGGCCTGGTGTCCTGCTCGCGATGGCGCGCCGGGACCGGCTCCGTCACCCCGGTGGTACCGCAGTACGGTGCGGTGGCCATGAAACCCTGA